One part of the Desulfomicrobium macestii genome encodes these proteins:
- a CDS encoding thiamine pyrophosphate-dependent enzyme has translation MIDTKTYGEFKTSWCPGCGNHDVLVAVKEALAGQGILPHQFVMVSGIGQAAKIVHYLKCNGFNGLHGRALSPAQAVKLVNPEMTVLVESGDGCTYGEGGNHFLAAIRRNVNITLIVHDNQIYGLTKGQSSPTTMTGHVTKNNPLGVFDQPFNPVAVAVAMRAGFVARTFSGFHEHAVQTIVQAMRHPGFALVDMHSPCISFNKVNTFAWYKARCKEVSHDPGDWASAMTVAATFGEEIPIGVLFREERPSKDAQLPQCADGALYRKTVDMEAVKRRMFAHA, from the coding sequence ATGATCGACACCAAGACCTACGGCGAATTCAAGACCAGCTGGTGCCCCGGCTGCGGCAACCACGACGTGCTCGTGGCCGTCAAGGAAGCCCTGGCCGGTCAGGGCATTCTGCCGCATCAGTTCGTGATGGTCTCCGGCATCGGTCAGGCGGCCAAGATCGTGCACTATCTCAAGTGCAACGGTTTCAACGGGCTGCACGGCCGTGCACTGTCCCCGGCCCAGGCCGTGAAACTGGTCAACCCGGAAATGACCGTGCTGGTGGAGTCGGGCGACGGCTGCACCTACGGCGAGGGCGGCAATCATTTTCTGGCCGCCATCCGGCGCAACGTGAACATCACGCTGATCGTCCATGACAATCAGATCTACGGCCTGACCAAGGGCCAGTCGAGCCCCACGACCATGACCGGGCACGTGACCAAGAACAATCCTCTGGGCGTTTTCGATCAGCCCTTCAACCCCGTGGCCGTGGCCGTGGCCATGCGCGCGGGCTTCGTGGCCAGGACCTTCTCCGGCTTTCACGAGCACGCCGTGCAGACCATCGTGCAGGCCATGCGGCATCCGGGCTTCGCCTTGGTGGACATGCACTCGCCCTGCATATCCTTCAACAAGGTCAACACCTTTGCCTGGTACAAGGCCAGGTGCAAGGAAGTCAGCCACGATCCCGGGGACTGGGCCTCCGCCATGACCGTGGCCGCGACGTTCGGCGAGGAGATCCCCATCGGCGTGCTCTTTCGCGAGGAGCGGCCCTCCAAGGACGCGCAGCTTCCGCAGTGTGCAGACGGGGCCCTGTATCGCAAGACCGTGGACATGGAGGCCGTGAAGCGGCGCATGTTCGCCCACGCCTGA
- a CDS encoding 2-oxoacid:acceptor oxidoreductase subunit alpha: MVKIHVAESPRSWETKEIFVHEELHLIMGGEAGQGLDTVSGLLVKAVVRSGRHLLGAQHVMSRVRGGHNNFRLRIGSRPVQGPPDTFHLLAAMSQESVDLHKDKLKDPGIILVDAAWELPAGPGMVPIPFAELASRPVFRNVALLGVIGAMLGLEASLFEEQLKEEFSAKGDKIVSSNLDVLASSMKWAAENAPSLPLPKADDAIKMLSMDGNQAIVLGALAAGVRFCGYYPMSPATSIAEGLVHAAVEMGVVVEQAEDEIAAANMALGASYAGARSIVPTSGGGFALMTEAVSLAGVSETPVVFAVIQRPGPATGLATRTEQADLDLVLYAGHGEFPRAILAPATLEDCFYLTHKAFDLAEKSQGPVFVLSDQYLASAARSVAPFDLDGLAPIATPDLGDTDPGNYRRYNWDGPISPRRIPGHGESLVLADSHEHNETGNIIEDGGIRVRMQDKRQAKMATLLAEVLPPEFSGDEDPDLLLVGWGSSCEVLREVTAKLRDDGTRAACLCFTQVWPLLPDTFMPRLEAAGTVVAVEGNSTAQFAGLLRKTTGFHIQDTVLRYDGRTLTAGFVMERLRPILEAL, from the coding sequence ATGGTCAAGATTCATGTCGCGGAATCGCCGCGCTCATGGGAAACCAAGGAGATATTCGTGCACGAAGAACTGCATTTGATCATGGGAGGGGAGGCCGGTCAGGGTCTGGATACCGTGTCCGGGCTGCTCGTGAAGGCCGTGGTCCGCTCGGGCAGACATCTGCTCGGGGCCCAGCATGTCATGTCCCGGGTGCGGGGCGGTCACAACAATTTTCGCCTGCGCATCGGTTCGCGTCCCGTACAGGGACCGCCGGACACCTTTCACCTGCTGGCGGCCATGAGCCAGGAAAGCGTGGATCTGCACAAGGACAAGCTCAAGGACCCGGGCATCATCCTGGTCGACGCGGCTTGGGAACTGCCTGCCGGTCCCGGCATGGTGCCCATCCCCTTTGCGGAGCTCGCGTCGCGTCCCGTGTTCCGCAACGTGGCCTTGCTTGGCGTGATCGGTGCCATGCTTGGCCTTGAGGCGTCCCTGTTCGAGGAACAGCTGAAGGAAGAGTTCAGTGCCAAGGGGGACAAGATCGTCTCCAGCAATCTGGACGTGCTGGCGTCTTCCATGAAGTGGGCCGCCGAAAACGCACCGAGCCTGCCCCTGCCCAAGGCCGATGACGCGATCAAGATGCTCAGCATGGATGGCAACCAGGCCATCGTCCTTGGCGCGCTGGCCGCCGGCGTGCGGTTTTGCGGATATTACCCCATGTCCCCGGCGACTTCCATCGCCGAAGGTCTGGTGCATGCCGCCGTCGAGATGGGTGTCGTGGTGGAGCAGGCCGAGGACGAGATCGCGGCCGCGAACATGGCGCTCGGCGCATCCTATGCAGGAGCGCGGAGCATCGTGCCCACCTCGGGCGGCGGGTTCGCCCTCATGACCGAGGCGGTGAGCCTGGCCGGAGTCTCGGAGACACCCGTGGTATTTGCCGTGATCCAGCGCCCCGGCCCGGCCACGGGCCTGGCCACGCGCACGGAGCAGGCTGACCTGGATCTGGTGCTCTACGCCGGTCACGGCGAATTTCCGCGCGCCATCCTGGCTCCGGCCACGCTGGAGGATTGCTTTTATCTGACCCACAAGGCCTTCGATCTGGCCGAAAAGAGCCAGGGGCCGGTGTTCGTACTCTCGGATCAGTATCTGGCCAGTGCCGCGCGCTCGGTCGCCCCCTTCGATCTGGATGGACTTGCGCCTATCGCGACTCCCGACCTCGGTGACACCGACCCCGGGAACTACCGCCGCTACAACTGGGACGGGCCCATCTCCCCCCGGCGCATTCCCGGGCATGGAGAGAGCCTGGTCCTGGCCGACTCCCACGAGCACAACGAGACCGGGAACATCATCGAGGACGGGGGCATCCGCGTGCGCATGCAGGACAAGCGCCAGGCCAAGATGGCCACGCTTCTTGCCGAAGTGCTGCCGCCTGAATTTTCCGGCGACGAGGACCCGGATCTCCTGCTGGTCGGCTGGGGATCCTCCTGCGAGGTGCTGCGCGAAGTGACCGCGAAACTGCGCGACGACGGGACCAGGGCCGCCTGCCTGTGTTTCACCCAGGTCTGGCCGCTGCTCCCGGATACCTTCATGCCGCGCCTTGAGGCGGCAGGAACCGTCGTGGCCGTGGAAGGCAACAGTACCGCCCAGTTCGCGGGCCTGCTGCGCAAGACCACGGGTTTTCACATTCAAGACACCGTTCTGCGCTATGACGGCCGGACCCTGACGGCCGGGTTCGTCATGGAGCGGCTGCGGCCCATCCTGGAGGCTTTATGA
- the zwf gene encoding glucose-6-phosphate dehydrogenase: MTATSSCPTASQAAPVNLVIFGATGDLAMRKIFPALASLCQNGLLSHDTRILAVGRTDLSADEYSNLIGEKLAHAIPPSCLADLVPRVRYLRLDPDEPESGYTLSMALGDLDRETPKNRLFYLAVPPNAYIPLATMLGEADLGRESEDTSVRIVVEKPFGRDLPTARELDTVLHRYFSERQIFRIDHYMAKETVQNVLLLRFANALFEPVWNRRYIDHIRITAAETLGIGHRAGFYEQAGVLRDMFQNHMMMLLSLCAMEPPSIFEAELVRDERSKVFRALRPLDLERLDEQLILGQYGPGMSGGEAVPGYLQEPGVRPDSTTPTFAWLKVYLDNWRWQGVPFHLCSGKRLEAKHTEITVQFKSVPVSMFRKSKDEIIPPNRLVIGIHPDEVVRLEVQTKGQGSTLCLQGQSMEFSYGAGSGLGRLDDYAKVLMDCITGDQTLFWRQDAVELCWGFLTPILDRCDCPDSELPLHTYVAGGPGPKAAQRVGS; the protein is encoded by the coding sequence ATGACCGCCACATCTTCATGTCCCACCGCGTCCCAGGCCGCTCCGGTCAATCTGGTCATCTTCGGCGCCACCGGAGACCTGGCCATGCGCAAGATCTTCCCGGCCCTGGCCTCCCTCTGCCAGAACGGGCTGCTCAGCCACGACACGCGCATCCTGGCCGTGGGACGCACGGATTTGAGCGCGGATGAGTACTCGAACCTGATCGGCGAAAAACTCGCCCATGCCATTCCCCCGTCCTGCCTGGCCGACCTCGTGCCCCGGGTCCGCTACCTGCGCCTGGACCCCGACGAGCCCGAATCGGGCTACACCCTGAGCATGGCCCTCGGCGACCTTGACCGCGAGACGCCGAAAAACCGGCTCTTCTACCTGGCCGTTCCCCCGAACGCCTACATCCCCCTGGCCACCATGCTCGGCGAGGCGGACCTTGGACGGGAGAGCGAGGACACGAGCGTGCGCATCGTCGTGGAAAAACCCTTCGGCCGCGACCTGCCCACGGCCAGGGAGCTGGACACGGTGCTGCACCGCTATTTCAGCGAGCGCCAGATCTTCCGCATCGATCACTACATGGCCAAGGAGACCGTGCAGAACGTCCTGCTGCTGCGCTTCGCCAACGCCCTCTTCGAGCCGGTCTGGAACCGCCGCTACATCGACCACATCCGCATCACCGCCGCCGAAACCCTCGGCATCGGCCACCGCGCCGGTTTCTACGAGCAGGCCGGGGTGCTCAGGGACATGTTCCAGAACCACATGATGATGCTCCTGTCGCTGTGCGCCATGGAGCCGCCGTCCATATTCGAGGCCGAACTGGTCCGCGACGAGCGCTCCAAGGTCTTCCGGGCCCTGCGCCCGCTCGATCTGGAGCGTCTGGATGAACAACTGATCCTGGGGCAATACGGGCCGGGCATGTCGGGCGGCGAGGCCGTGCCGGGATACTTGCAGGAACCGGGCGTGCGGCCGGACTCGACCACACCGACCTTTGCCTGGCTCAAGGTCTATCTGGACAACTGGCGCTGGCAGGGCGTGCCGTTCCACCTCTGCTCGGGCAAACGGCTCGAGGCCAAACACACCGAGATCACGGTGCAGTTCAAGAGCGTGCCCGTCTCCATGTTTCGCAAGTCCAAGGATGAAATCATCCCTCCCAACCGTCTGGTCATCGGCATCCATCCGGATGAAGTGGTCCGGCTGGAGGTGCAGACCAAGGGTCAGGGATCAACGCTCTGCCTGCAAGGTCAGTCCATGGAGTTCTCCTACGGCGCGGGCTCGGGCCTTGGCCGTCTGGACGATTACGCCAAGGTGCTGATGGATTGCATCACCGGCGACCAGACTCTTTTCTGGCGGCAGGACGCCGTGGAGCTGTGCTGGGGGTTTCTGACCCCCATCCTGGACCGCTGCGACTGCCCGGACAGCGAACTTCCCCTGCACACCTACGTCGCGGGCGGCCCCGGCCCCAAGGCCGCGCAAAGGGTCGGATCATGA
- the mtnA gene encoding S-methyl-5-thioribose-1-phosphate isomerase — translation MEDHIRFDAEACTLLLLDQRKLPLIEETFACRTVEDVVFALQTMVVRGAPAIGVSAAYGCRIALRQAMAAGAYWRNELERLLSMLAQARPTAVNLAWAVGVMREAGAGIQDPRELGEVWLALAMKIHAEDIAMNKAMGRFGGALLADGDTVMTHCNAGALATAGYGTALGVIRGAVDMGKKISVIANETRPFLQGARLTAYELHKDGIPVTVACDNACSLLMKRGLVDKVVVGADRIVANGDVANKIGTSGVAILARHYGIPFYVAAPSSTFDLGTPDGSLIPIEDRTPLEVTHVGDTRITPEGVPVFNYAFDVTDHSLITGIITERGVLSPPYTSSIAEIIGQERRP, via the coding sequence ATGGAAGACCATATCCGCTTTGACGCCGAGGCCTGCACCCTGCTGCTTCTCGACCAGCGCAAGCTGCCTCTGATCGAGGAAACCTTTGCCTGCCGCACTGTCGAGGACGTCGTCTTCGCGCTGCAGACCATGGTCGTGCGCGGGGCGCCCGCCATCGGCGTCAGCGCCGCCTACGGGTGCCGCATTGCGCTCAGGCAGGCCATGGCCGCCGGAGCCTATTGGCGCAATGAGCTTGAGCGACTGCTCTCGATGCTGGCCCAGGCGCGGCCCACGGCGGTCAATCTGGCCTGGGCCGTCGGCGTCATGCGCGAGGCCGGAGCCGGCATCCAGGATCCGCGCGAGCTTGGCGAGGTCTGGTTGGCCCTGGCCATGAAGATCCACGCCGAGGACATCGCCATGAACAAGGCCATGGGCCGATTCGGCGGAGCCCTGCTTGCCGACGGCGACACGGTCATGACCCACTGCAACGCCGGAGCGCTGGCCACGGCGGGTTACGGCACCGCCCTTGGCGTGATTCGCGGCGCGGTGGACATGGGCAAGAAGATTTCCGTCATCGCCAACGAGACCCGGCCCTTCCTGCAGGGCGCCAGGCTGACCGCCTACGAACTGCACAAGGACGGCATCCCGGTCACCGTGGCCTGCGACAACGCCTGCTCGCTGCTCATGAAGCGCGGGCTGGTGGACAAGGTCGTGGTCGGCGCGGACCGCATCGTGGCCAATGGCGACGTGGCCAACAAGATCGGGACCTCCGGCGTGGCCATTCTGGCCCGCCACTACGGTATCCCCTTCTACGTGGCCGCGCCCAGCTCCACCTTCGATCTGGGCACGCCGGACGGCAGCCTCATCCCCATCGAGGACCGCACGCCGCTGGAAGTGACCCACGTCGGCGACACCCGGATCACGCCCGAAGGGGTCCCGGTTTTCAATTACGCTTTTGATGTCACCGATCATTCCCTGATCACGGGCATCATCACTGAACGCGGGGTTCTTTCCCCGCCCTACACATCGAGCATCGCCGAGATCATCGGCCAGGAACGCAGACCATGA
- the der gene encoding ribosome biogenesis GTPase Der, which yields MNQFLPMVALIGRPNVGKSTLFNRLIKRRVSITHDMAGVTRDSIFSEVRGETRSYMLVDTGGLVPDSSDEIEISIFEQAREAMAGADLILFIVDGRTGLHPQDEQVGQYLRQSGKEVRVIVNKVDGPEQEETMAADFYGLGFPLDCVSASHGFGMGDLREMIEEVLPKADAQELEGGHAQGGLKVALLGRPNAGKSSTINALLGQKRLMVSAEAGTTRDCVDVTVQRGGKTYTFVDTAGVRRKSKVTDSLEYFSVVHSMQAAKQADVVVLVLDIMDGVVGQDKRLLSFLDTEKIPFVIVVNKIDLLTKDQLAKTKKDLVDEFAFCAHVPVLYSSSVSMAGLGGLLPLIEKLWEQCGQRVTTGELNRLVKMVTERHQPPVMGGRRGKIYYMTQADSRPPTFVFFVNDAKLFHGSYVRYLENQLRKVFRMDKTPIRMVFRSSHDNEKGK from the coding sequence ATGAACCAGTTTCTTCCCATGGTGGCCCTCATCGGGCGTCCCAACGTGGGCAAATCCACTCTTTTCAACCGTCTCATCAAGAGGCGGGTCTCCATCACCCACGACATGGCCGGAGTGACCCGGGACAGCATTTTCAGCGAGGTGCGCGGAGAAACGCGTTCGTACATGCTGGTCGACACCGGTGGCCTGGTCCCCGATTCCAGCGACGAGATCGAGATCAGCATCTTCGAGCAGGCCCGGGAGGCCATGGCCGGGGCGGACCTCATACTGTTCATTGTCGACGGCCGGACCGGGCTGCATCCCCAGGACGAACAGGTCGGGCAGTATCTGCGCCAGAGCGGCAAGGAAGTGCGCGTCATCGTCAACAAGGTCGATGGTCCCGAGCAGGAAGAGACCATGGCGGCCGATTTCTATGGTCTGGGCTTCCCGCTGGACTGCGTGTCCGCGTCCCATGGTTTCGGCATGGGCGACCTGCGGGAGATGATCGAGGAAGTCCTGCCCAAGGCCGACGCGCAGGAGCTGGAAGGCGGACACGCCCAGGGCGGGCTCAAGGTCGCTCTCTTGGGCCGTCCCAATGCGGGCAAGTCCTCGACCATCAACGCGCTTCTCGGTCAGAAGCGGCTCATGGTCAGCGCCGAGGCCGGCACCACCCGCGACTGCGTGGACGTGACCGTGCAGCGCGGCGGCAAGACGTACACGTTTGTCGACACCGCAGGGGTGCGCCGCAAGTCCAAGGTCACGGATTCCCTGGAATATTTCAGCGTCGTGCATTCCATGCAAGCCGCCAAGCAGGCCGATGTGGTGGTCCTGGTGCTCGACATCATGGACGGCGTGGTCGGTCAGGACAAGCGCCTTCTGTCCTTTCTGGACACGGAGAAGATCCCCTTCGTCATCGTCGTCAACAAGATCGACCTTCTGACCAAGGACCAGCTGGCCAAGACCAAGAAGGACCTGGTGGACGAGTTCGCTTTCTGCGCCCATGTGCCGGTGCTGTATTCCTCGTCCGTCTCCATGGCCGGGCTGGGCGGTCTTTTGCCCCTGATCGAGAAGCTCTGGGAGCAGTGCGGCCAGCGCGTGACCACGGGCGAACTCAACCGGCTGGTCAAGATGGTCACCGAGCGGCATCAGCCACCGGTCATGGGCGGCCGCCGGGGCAAGATCTACTACATGACCCAGGCCGACTCCCGTCCTCCTACCTTCGTGTTTTTCGTCAACGACGCGAAGCTCTTTCACGGCAGCTACGTACGCTACCTGGAAAATCAGCTGCGCAAGGTCTTCCGCATGGACAAGACGCCCATCCGCATGGTTTTCCGCTCCAGCCACGACAACGAAAAAGGCAAGTAG
- a CDS encoding aminotransferase class IV: MAGFEGTKWADFQSRYLLQGKSLAMLPMADKVPAVSRSIHYGLCLAFEGIRYFIGPAEDGSLHVQFLNLHKNLQRFRRSISFNLGAAQQVLVPSEEELEAMILHYLRSPELAEFIHYMGESGGQGYLRPFTVDESQSIGVTFPESPSIRMVTCTYDRYMGEPFSGVVVPGLVRAVGANGTGNLKLGVNYLLSVKAVDEARTILPEATSALFLDDRLDLPLRDRRVTEWDSSCCLIALTNGSVVKIPESPLILPSVTIQGICAILRESGITVDERDMTYGELMARAEAGEIAAIASIGTAGILNRAERLVMVDENNAPCAQMRAQTDHPLYQALGRARQTYWDIYQDKAPVPQGMVLQSYLI; this comes from the coding sequence ATGGCCGGTTTTGAAGGCACCAAATGGGCTGATTTCCAGTCACGCTACCTGCTCCAGGGCAAGTCCCTCGCCATGCTCCCCATGGCGGACAAGGTCCCGGCGGTGTCCCGCTCCATTCATTACGGGCTCTGCCTGGCCTTCGAGGGCATCCGCTACTTCATCGGCCCGGCCGAGGACGGCAGCCTGCATGTCCAGTTTCTGAACCTGCATAAGAACCTGCAGCGTTTTCGCCGCTCCATCTCCTTCAACCTGGGCGCGGCCCAGCAGGTCCTGGTGCCCTCGGAAGAGGAACTGGAGGCCATGATCCTGCACTACCTGCGCAGCCCGGAACTGGCCGAGTTCATCCACTACATGGGCGAATCCGGCGGGCAGGGCTATCTGCGCCCCTTCACCGTGGACGAGTCCCAGTCCATCGGCGTAACCTTTCCCGAAAGCCCTTCCATCCGCATGGTCACCTGCACCTACGACCGCTACATGGGCGAACCCTTCAGCGGCGTGGTCGTGCCGGGACTGGTGCGTGCAGTAGGCGCCAACGGCACGGGCAACCTGAAGCTCGGAGTCAATTATCTCCTGAGCGTCAAGGCCGTGGACGAAGCTCGAACCATCCTGCCCGAAGCAACCTCGGCCCTGTTTCTGGACGACCGGCTGGACCTGCCCCTGCGCGACCGCCGCGTCACTGAGTGGGACTCCTCGTGCTGCCTCATCGCGCTGACCAATGGTTCCGTGGTCAAGATTCCCGAAAGCCCGCTCATCCTGCCCTCGGTCACCATCCAGGGCATCTGCGCCATCCTGCGCGAATCCGGGATTACGGTCGACGAGCGTGACATGACCTACGGCGAACTCATGGCCCGGGCCGAAGCCGGGGAAATCGCGGCCATCGCCTCCATCGGCACGGCGGGCATCCTGAACCGCGCCGAGCGGCTGGTCATGGTCGATGAAAACAACGCGCCCTGCGCCCAAATGCGCGCCCAGACGGACCACCCCCTGTATCAGGCCTTGGGCCGCGCCCGGCAGACATACTGGGATATCTACCAGGACAAGGCCCCGGTGCCACAGGGAATGGTCCTGCAAAGCTACCTGATTTAG
- a CDS encoding DMT family transporter, whose translation MTTIPFAGEVAALSAAFIWAVATIIYARTGNKAPALFLNLIKGSIAVAMLTVTIVVLGDAPPTLSTSQWLWLAGSGIVGISIGDSAYFSAIKRVGPSQTLLIESLAPPLTGVLALCFLHEAIGFWAWAGIFLTMSGILWVVTEHQPQQKSLNLPGLGFATLAALCQATGMVMSRQVMVATDITPLWAALIRLAAASLVLWTLLPILKPEIVLRRECWRSIGTARNGWAFFTLAVFLGTFLGIWLQQAALKLTDAAIAQTLISVSPLFALGLAVVTGHKVSRRSLVGALVTLAGVALFFR comes from the coding sequence GTGACGACCATCCCGTTTGCAGGCGAGGTCGCGGCCCTTTCGGCCGCTTTCATCTGGGCCGTGGCCACCATCATCTACGCCCGCACCGGCAACAAGGCCCCGGCGCTGTTCCTGAACCTGATCAAGGGCAGCATCGCCGTGGCCATGCTGACCGTGACCATTGTCGTCCTTGGCGATGCGCCCCCCACCCTCTCGACGTCGCAGTGGCTGTGGCTGGCGGGCAGCGGAATCGTCGGCATCAGCATCGGCGACAGCGCCTATTTTTCGGCCATAAAGCGCGTCGGCCCCAGCCAGACCCTCCTGATCGAATCCCTGGCTCCGCCGCTGACCGGCGTCCTGGCCCTCTGCTTCCTGCACGAGGCCATCGGATTCTGGGCCTGGGCGGGAATCTTCCTGACCATGAGCGGCATCCTCTGGGTGGTCACGGAACATCAACCCCAGCAGAAGAGCCTGAACCTGCCGGGCCTGGGCTTCGCCACCCTGGCCGCCCTGTGTCAGGCCACCGGCATGGTCATGTCCCGGCAGGTCATGGTCGCAACCGACATCACCCCCCTCTGGGCCGCCCTGATCCGTCTGGCCGCGGCCAGCCTGGTGCTGTGGACCCTGCTCCCGATCCTGAAACCCGAGATAGTCCTGCGCCGTGAATGCTGGCGCTCCATCGGCACGGCCCGAAACGGATGGGCGTTCTTCACCCTGGCCGTCTTTCTGGGCACGTTCCTTGGCATCTGGCTGCAACAGGCCGCCCTCAAGCTGACCGACGCGGCCATCGCCCAGACCCTCATCTCGGTCAGCCCCCTTTTCGCTCTTGGGCTTGCGGTCGTGACCGGACACAAGGTCTCCCGGCGCAGCCTCGTCGGCGCCCTGGTCACCCTGGCCGGCGTTGCCCTCTTTTTCCGCTGA
- a CDS encoding peptidylprolyl isomerase: protein MAKARARHILVATEEVCQALKTKITEEGGDFAEIARNYSQCPSGKRGGDLGSFGPGQMVPEFDQVCFNEAVGVVHGPVKTQFGFHLVEVTERS from the coding sequence ATGGCCAAAGCACGTGCCCGTCACATTCTGGTGGCAACCGAAGAGGTTTGCCAGGCTCTGAAAACGAAAATCACGGAAGAGGGCGGAGATTTCGCCGAGATCGCCCGCAATTATTCACAGTGCCCGTCCGGCAAGCGCGGCGGCGATCTGGGCTCGTTCGGTCCCGGCCAGATGGTTCCGGAATTCGACCAGGTTTGCTTCAACGAGGCCGTCGGCGTCGTGCACGGACCGGTCAAGACCCAGTTCGGCTTTCACCTGGTGGAAGTGACCGAGCGCTCCTGA
- a CDS encoding hydantoinase/oxoprolinase family protein — MSPPACVIGIDTGGTYTDAVVLDRSSGRVLAGVKTPTTPHDPALAIGRSLEKVLLASGANPETIELVTVSTTLATNALVEDKGAEVGLFVIGHDKRLHIPAADMRFIPGGHKARGVEAEPLGMDFLIQGIAAMKGRVDAYAVCAMLAFEDPTHELVAAKAIELMDQRPVFCSHQASTRPGMEERAATAVLNARLLPVMQDFLRGIARSMERLGLSCPVRIVRGDCQSMDLPDAVRNSSATVASGPAATALFGGHAAAGETALIVDVGGTTTDITLIREGRPVVREEGMTIGSWRTHVRAVEMYTVGLGGDSLTRVENGRLSLGPARVVPLSQIHLHLDGPALASVTHPEAWLGADLCAQCVQLAPGIEPGDDQILRWLAEHGPATPMRLRRELALAESSLEKAIARLQAARRVITCGFTPTDALHVLGRLDLGDPRPAMEGAGVLAALLNLSPEAFCDQVLEKAHATIATTILCALGNREVGPALAHFFEQPEQSALLDITIRVRPRIIGIGAAAPFLLPEVAARLGTEAVFPEHYEVGNALGAALMDTITKE; from the coding sequence ATGTCCCCACCAGCCTGCGTCATCGGCATCGACACCGGCGGCACCTACACGGATGCGGTAGTTCTCGACCGCTCGTCCGGCCGGGTTCTGGCCGGCGTGAAGACCCCGACCACCCCCCACGACCCGGCCCTGGCCATCGGCCGGAGCCTGGAGAAGGTGCTCCTGGCCTCGGGCGCAAATCCGGAAACAATCGAACTCGTGACCGTGTCCACGACCCTGGCCACCAACGCCCTGGTGGAAGACAAGGGCGCGGAGGTCGGACTCTTCGTCATCGGGCACGACAAACGACTGCACATCCCGGCGGCGGACATGCGCTTCATCCCCGGCGGCCACAAGGCCCGGGGGGTCGAAGCCGAACCCTTGGGCATGGATTTTCTGATCCAGGGCATCGCCGCCATGAAGGGCCGCGTTGACGCCTACGCCGTCTGCGCCATGCTCGCCTTCGAGGACCCGACCCACGAACTGGTCGCGGCCAAGGCCATCGAACTCATGGACCAAAGGCCCGTGTTCTGCTCCCACCAGGCCAGCACCCGCCCGGGCATGGAGGAACGCGCGGCCACGGCCGTCCTCAACGCCAGGCTGCTGCCCGTCATGCAGGACTTCCTGCGCGGCATCGCCCGGTCCATGGAGCGCCTCGGGCTGTCCTGCCCGGTGCGCATCGTGCGCGGGGACTGCCAGAGCATGGACCTGCCCGATGCCGTACGCAACTCCTCGGCCACTGTGGCCAGCGGTCCGGCGGCCACCGCCCTGTTCGGCGGCCACGCCGCGGCGGGCGAGACGGCGCTCATCGTGGACGTGGGCGGCACCACGACGGACATCACCCTCATCAGGGAAGGCCGCCCCGTGGTCCGCGAGGAAGGCATGACCATCGGTTCCTGGCGCACGCACGTGCGGGCCGTGGAGATGTACACCGTGGGCCTTGGCGGCGACAGCCTGACGCGCGTCGAAAATGGCCGCCTGAGCCTTGGCCCGGCCCGGGTCGTGCCGCTGTCCCAGATCCACCTGCATCTCGACGGGCCGGCCCTGGCATCCGTCACGCACCCCGAAGCCTGGCTCGGCGCGGACCTCTGCGCCCAGTGCGTGCAGCTAGCTCCGGGCATCGAACCCGGGGACGACCAGATCCTGCGCTGGCTCGCCGAACATGGCCCGGCCACGCCCATGCGCCTGCGCCGGGAGCTGGCGCTGGCCGAATCGAGCCTGGAGAAGGCCATCGCCAGACTCCAGGCCGCAAGGCGGGTCATCACCTGCGGATTCACGCCCACGGACGCCCTGCATGTGCTCGGACGCCTGGACCTTGGCGACCCAAGGCCCGCCATGGAAGGGGCAGGCGTGCTGGCCGCGCTGCTGAACCTCTCGCCGGAAGCGTTCTGCGATCAGGTGCTCGAAAAGGCCCACGCAACCATCGCCACCACCATCCTGTGCGCCCTCGGCAACCGGGAAGTCGGACCGGCCCTGGCCCATTTTTTTGAACAGCCCGAGCAAAGCGCGCTCCTGGACATCACGATCAGGGTTCGCCCCCGGATCATCGGCATCGGCGCGGCAGCACCGTTCCTCTTGCCGGAAGTGGCCGCGCGCCTTGGCACCGAAGCAGTCTTTCCAGAACATTACGAGGTCGGCAACGCCCTGGGCGCGGCCCTCATGGACACTATCACCAAGGAGTGA